A genomic window from Anaeromusa acidaminophila DSM 3853 includes:
- a CDS encoding peptide ABC transporter substrate-binding protein, whose amino-acid sequence MPISLRLLAVLLLLFALTATGCSRQPQQSENTLRYVLEAEPATLDPAKSTAIPESLAELQLFEGLTRLDAKDRPLPGVATQWEISADGLRYTFHLRPDARWSNGEALSAHDFVYAWRRALDPETASENAYMLYALKNGQAFNEKEAAPEEVGVRALDEHTLEVTLEKPTAYFLSLASFHAFYPVHRASIEKAPESWSSQAETLIGNGPFRLTGWVHHGSLSFAKNPYYRDAVSIRLDGMYWPIVDAQATRLTLVETGQADMMVEPPVVEHDRLQKEGLLRIAPYLGLYYYVFNTQAPPFDRVEVRRAFALSFQRQALITQVVKGGKLPAYAWVPPGLTNPATGLDFRQEGGDLIREDAAAAKTALQKAGYGNAMPPVTLLFNTGEMHKAIAEAAQEMWKQSLDVTVTLTNQESKVFLASRTRGEFQIARASWIGDYADPMTFLDVFKDATNDAKYQNPRYNALIEEAQSALDPARRMAAMHEAEQILLDDAVILPIYYTTQPYVASPRLQGVSWSVLGLADFKNAYLENR is encoded by the coding sequence ATGCCTATCTCCTTGCGCCTTCTTGCTGTACTTCTGCTGCTGTTCGCTTTAACCGCAACCGGCTGCAGCCGCCAACCGCAGCAATCAGAAAATACCCTGCGCTATGTATTAGAAGCCGAGCCGGCCACTTTAGATCCGGCTAAATCTACGGCCATCCCGGAATCCTTGGCCGAGCTGCAGCTTTTTGAAGGTTTGACCCGTCTCGACGCCAAAGACCGGCCTCTTCCCGGCGTGGCAACGCAATGGGAAATTTCCGCTGACGGCCTGCGGTACACCTTTCATCTGCGCCCGGATGCCCGCTGGTCCAATGGAGAAGCGCTAAGTGCTCACGATTTCGTCTATGCCTGGCGACGCGCTTTGGACCCGGAGACGGCTTCAGAAAACGCCTACATGCTGTACGCGCTGAAGAACGGGCAAGCCTTCAATGAGAAAGAAGCGGCCCCGGAAGAAGTCGGAGTCCGCGCTTTGGATGAGCACACGCTGGAAGTCACCTTGGAAAAACCTACGGCTTACTTTCTCAGCTTGGCTTCGTTCCATGCTTTTTATCCCGTCCACCGCGCCAGCATCGAAAAGGCGCCGGAAAGCTGGTCTTCCCAAGCGGAAACGCTTATCGGTAACGGCCCCTTCCGCCTGACCGGCTGGGTGCATCACGGCAGCTTGTCCTTCGCCAAAAACCCCTACTATCGCGATGCCGTCTCCATTCGTCTGGACGGCATGTACTGGCCCATCGTGGACGCCCAGGCCACCCGCCTGACGCTGGTGGAAACCGGCCAAGCGGACATGATGGTCGAACCGCCGGTTGTAGAGCATGATCGCCTGCAAAAAGAAGGCCTCTTGCGCATCGCCCCTTATCTGGGCCTGTATTATTATGTGTTCAATACCCAGGCCCCGCCTTTTGATCGTGTGGAAGTGCGCCGCGCCTTTGCGCTTTCCTTCCAGCGGCAAGCTCTCATTACCCAAGTAGTCAAAGGAGGCAAACTCCCGGCCTACGCCTGGGTTCCTCCGGGCCTGACCAATCCGGCTACCGGCCTTGATTTTCGCCAAGAAGGCGGCGACCTAATCCGCGAAGACGCAGCCGCCGCCAAAACAGCGCTGCAAAAAGCAGGCTATGGAAATGCGATGCCGCCAGTCACGCTCCTTTTCAACACCGGCGAAATGCATAAAGCCATTGCCGAAGCCGCTCAAGAAATGTGGAAGCAAAGCTTGGACGTCACTGTCACCCTGACCAATCAGGAATCCAAAGTCTTTCTGGCGTCCCGCACGCGCGGCGAGTTCCAAATCGCCCGAGCTTCCTGGATTGGCGACTACGCCGACCCCATGACCTTTTTGGACGTTTTTAAGGACGCCACGAATGACGCCAAATACCAAAATCCCCGCTACAATGCATTGATTGAAGAAGCGCAAAGCGCCCTTGATCCGGCGCGCCGCATGGCGGCCATGCACGAAGCGGAGCAGATTCTCCTTGATGATGCTGTCATCCTGCCTATTTACTACACCACCCAGCCCTATGTAGCCAGCCCCCGCCTGCAAGGCGTCTCCTGGTCAGTGCTGGGCCTAGCGGACTTTAAAAATGCTTACTTAGAAAACCGCTAG
- a CDS encoding serine hydrolase translates to MKHLHTKLEQLAASCPCRWSVVVTDGDGRNVYSLRPDLIYPSASMIKVPILFEILRQAAAGTLCLQDPLAPSASCRVGGAGILKELNPSLPLNIRDLCVLMISLSDNTATNTLIERVGMAAVNQTMSDLGLSHTRLQRRMMDFAAAEAGLQNETTAADVAKLYQLLLNAQGLPPAYAALALNILKTQQVRDKIPFYLPESVSLAHKTGTLDGVEHDGGVLYLPAGPYIVCIFADGLQSNAHGLQLIAQMGRAIYDALLQEEC, encoded by the coding sequence ATGAAGCACTTACATACAAAGCTAGAACAACTTGCCGCAAGCTGTCCTTGCCGCTGGAGCGTTGTCGTTACCGACGGCGACGGACGCAATGTCTATTCACTTCGTCCGGATCTCATCTATCCTTCGGCCAGCATGATCAAAGTACCCATCCTATTTGAAATTCTGCGCCAAGCGGCTGCAGGGACCTTATGCCTGCAAGATCCGCTGGCTCCTTCCGCATCCTGCCGCGTTGGCGGCGCCGGCATTTTAAAAGAGTTGAACCCGTCTCTGCCCCTGAACATCCGCGATTTGTGCGTATTGATGATCTCCCTCAGCGACAATACCGCTACAAACACACTCATTGAACGAGTAGGCATGGCGGCGGTAAACCAAACGATGAGCGACTTGGGCCTCTCCCATACCCGCCTGCAGCGACGCATGATGGATTTTGCCGCTGCCGAAGCAGGTCTGCAAAATGAAACGACCGCAGCCGACGTGGCCAAGCTGTATCAGCTTCTGCTTAATGCGCAAGGGCTACCCCCTGCTTACGCCGCGCTGGCTTTAAACATTCTCAAAACCCAGCAGGTTCGCGACAAAATCCCCTTCTATCTGCCGGAAAGCGTATCTTTAGCCCACAAAACCGGTACCTTGGATGGCGTCGAGCATGACGGCGGTGTTTTGTACCTGCCTGCAGGTCCCTATATTGTCTGCATTTTCGCTGACGGCCTGCAAAGCAACGCCCACGGGCTGCAGCTTATCGCCCAGATGGGCCGCGCTATCTACGACGCCCTGCTGCAGGAGGAATGCTAA
- a CDS encoding ABC transporter permease: MNQPECAQNLLPPPASPWQRLQRHKAAMAGLYFLGALFLICLFFPMMSSLSYADQNLWEANAGPSAAHWFGTDSLGRDLFIRVLYGARISLAIGVAASVINLLIGVTYGGIAGFFGGRTDRIMMHLVDILYGIPMLLYVILLMVLLKPGLTNLFLALGIAYWLGMARIVRSQILTLKEREFVLAARSLGLSPWRILFRHLLPNCSGPILVTMTLAIPEAIFAEAFLSFIGLGVAAPMASWGVLASEGLTSVRSYPYQLLFPSLAISLTMLAFNFLGDGLRDALDPHSKR; this comes from the coding sequence ATGAACCAGCCTGAATGCGCCCAAAATCTTTTACCGCCTCCGGCTTCGCCTTGGCAGCGCCTCCAGCGCCATAAGGCGGCTATGGCAGGCTTGTATTTTCTTGGCGCTCTATTTTTGATTTGCTTGTTTTTCCCTATGATGTCTTCTCTTTCCTATGCGGATCAAAACCTTTGGGAGGCCAACGCCGGTCCTAGCGCCGCGCATTGGTTCGGCACCGACTCGCTGGGAAGGGATCTCTTTATCCGCGTTCTTTACGGCGCTCGCATTTCTTTAGCCATCGGCGTCGCCGCCAGCGTCATTAACCTGTTGATCGGCGTTACGTACGGCGGCATCGCCGGTTTCTTCGGCGGACGCACCGACCGCATCATGATGCACTTAGTGGACATTCTTTACGGCATTCCCATGCTGCTCTATGTCATTTTGCTGATGGTGCTGCTCAAGCCGGGATTGACCAATCTGTTTCTGGCATTGGGCATTGCTTACTGGCTGGGCATGGCGCGCATTGTCCGCAGCCAGATTCTGACTTTAAAAGAGCGGGAATTCGTTCTGGCGGCTCGTTCCTTGGGACTAAGCCCCTGGCGCATTCTTTTCCGCCATCTGCTGCCCAACTGCAGCGGCCCCATCCTGGTAACAATGACGCTGGCCATTCCGGAAGCCATTTTTGCCGAGGCCTTTTTGAGCTTTATTGGCTTGGGCGTCGCCGCTCCCATGGCTAGCTGGGGCGTTCTGGCGTCCGAAGGGCTGACAAGCGTCCGCTCCTATCCTTACCAGCTTCTTTTTCCGTCTTTGGCCATCAGCCTTACCATGCTGGCCTTCAACTTCCTCGGCGACGGGTTGCGCGACGCCTTGGATCCTCACAGCAAACGTTAG
- a CDS encoding ABC transporter permease, protein MLRDVLQRCAGSCLVLLAIVTFTFFLMHAIPGGPFTGEKNLPPVVLAHLEAHYHLQDPLWKQYADYLLNLAQLDLGPSFKYEGRSVNQIIAESFPVSLQLGASALVLALGAGIPLGCLGALRKNRWQDHGAMAVAIIGMSVPSFVLATLLVQVFAVQLGWLPAALWESPASLILPALSLAAYPLAFIARLTRSSMLEVLSQDYIRTARAKGLSLWATVYRHALKNALLPVVTYLGPMAASILTGSFVVETIFALPGLGRHFITSIYNRDYTVILGVTVFYSVLVIVFNLVVDLLYPLLDPRIKRFEKGGN, encoded by the coding sequence TTGCTACGTGATGTTTTGCAGCGCTGCGCAGGGTCCTGCCTGGTGCTGCTGGCTATTGTTACTTTTACATTTTTTCTAATGCACGCCATTCCAGGCGGGCCGTTCACAGGGGAAAAGAATCTTCCTCCGGTGGTTTTAGCCCATCTGGAGGCGCATTACCATCTGCAAGACCCTTTGTGGAAACAGTATGCGGATTACCTGCTGAATTTAGCACAGCTGGATTTAGGGCCTTCCTTTAAATATGAAGGCCGCAGCGTTAACCAGATTATTGCCGAAAGCTTTCCGGTGTCTCTGCAGCTCGGCGCTAGCGCGCTGGTGCTGGCTTTGGGCGCAGGCATTCCTTTGGGCTGCTTGGGTGCTTTGCGCAAAAACCGCTGGCAGGATCACGGGGCGATGGCCGTCGCGATTATCGGCATGTCTGTCCCCTCCTTTGTACTGGCCACCTTGCTTGTGCAGGTTTTCGCGGTACAATTGGGCTGGCTGCCTGCGGCGCTCTGGGAAAGCCCCGCCTCCCTCATCTTGCCGGCGCTTTCCTTGGCCGCCTACCCGTTGGCCTTTATCGCCCGCTTAACGCGAAGTTCCATGCTGGAGGTGCTGTCTCAGGACTACATCCGCACAGCCCGCGCCAAAGGTCTGAGCCTTTGGGCCACCGTGTACCGGCATGCTTTAAAAAACGCCCTCTTGCCGGTAGTAACCTACCTCGGCCCCATGGCGGCTTCCATCCTTACAGGCAGCTTTGTTGTGGAAACCATTTTCGCCCTGCCCGGTTTAGGCCGCCATTTCATCACCAGCATTTATAACCGCGATTATACGGTCATTCTCGGGGTAACCGTATTTTATAGCGTTCTTGTGATTGTGTTTAATTTAGTAGTTGATCTTTTATATCCGCTATTAGACCCTCGCATTAAGCGCTTTGAGAAAGGTGGTAACTGA
- a CDS encoding pyridoxal phosphate-dependent aminotransferase: MKTAERVNRLGIENAFEVLKEVQKLESQGKQIISFAIGEPDFDTPEHIKEACVQALRHNRTHYSPSAGILPLRQAIADYIGRTRQLSVAPENVVVTPGGKPIIYYSIHALVDPGDEVIYPNPGFPIYESVIRFVGGVPVPAPLLEEKGFSLDVSHLETLITPKTKLIILNSPQNPTGGLIPLDDLKRIAELAIRHDLWVLSDEVYSRLIYEGEFASIASLPGMQERTIILDGFSKTYAMTGWRLGYGVMNKDLAELVSRLVTNCESCTNTFIQDAAVAALTGPQEAVDSMVQELRERRALIVEGLNAIPGFRCRAPGGAFYAFPNVTEACRLYGFHDAKELQQYLLYEGHVAVLPRTSFGQRHSFETEEYLRFSYATSPETIREGLARIRKALERRQAEF, from the coding sequence ATGAAAACAGCAGAGCGGGTTAATCGTCTGGGCATTGAGAATGCCTTTGAGGTTTTAAAAGAAGTTCAAAAGCTGGAATCCCAAGGAAAACAAATCATCAGCTTTGCCATCGGCGAACCTGATTTTGACACGCCGGAGCATATTAAGGAAGCCTGCGTTCAGGCGCTCCGCCATAATCGCACCCACTACAGCCCTTCCGCAGGCATTTTGCCCCTACGCCAGGCCATTGCCGACTATATCGGCCGCACGCGGCAGCTTTCAGTCGCGCCGGAAAACGTGGTAGTCACACCTGGGGGCAAGCCGATTATTTATTACAGCATTCATGCCTTGGTCGATCCCGGGGACGAGGTCATTTACCCCAACCCCGGTTTCCCCATTTACGAGTCGGTGATTCGCTTTGTCGGCGGCGTGCCGGTACCGGCGCCGCTTTTAGAAGAAAAAGGCTTTTCTCTGGATGTGTCGCATCTGGAAACGCTGATTACACCGAAGACCAAATTGATCATCCTCAACAGCCCCCAAAATCCCACCGGCGGCCTCATCCCCCTTGACGATTTAAAACGCATCGCCGAGTTAGCCATTCGCCACGACCTTTGGGTTCTTTCCGACGAAGTCTACAGCCGCCTCATCTACGAAGGAGAGTTTGCCAGCATCGCCTCTCTCCCCGGCATGCAGGAGCGAACCATCATTCTAGACGGCTTTTCCAAAACCTATGCTATGACAGGCTGGCGTCTGGGCTACGGCGTTATGAACAAGGACTTGGCGGAACTCGTAAGCCGTCTTGTTACCAACTGCGAATCCTGCACGAACACGTTCATTCAAGACGCCGCTGTTGCGGCTTTAACGGGTCCTCAAGAAGCGGTGGATTCTATGGTGCAGGAGCTGCGCGAGCGCCGCGCTTTGATTGTCGAAGGCCTCAACGCCATCCCCGGCTTTCGCTGCCGCGCTCCGGGCGGCGCGTTTTACGCGTTTCCTAACGTGACCGAAGCTTGCCGTCTCTACGGCTTCCATGACGCCAAGGAGCTGCAGCAGTATTTGCTGTATGAAGGCCATGTGGCGGTCTTGCCTCGGACCTCCTTCGGCCAACGCCACTCTTTTGAGACGGAGGAATATCTGCGCTTTTCCTATGCGACTTCACCGGAGACCATCCGCGAAGGGCTGGCGCGTATCCGCAAGGCATTAGAAAGACGGCAGGCAGAATTTTAA
- a CDS encoding nitroreductase family protein, with protein sequence MIRDFWQAVKGRRTYYSLAKESPISEERLRSIIENAVLHTPTAFNSQSGRVLVVTGEQQNALWDIVEAALRKIVPADSFGPTEEKIAAFRKAYGSVLFFEDQTVVKGLQERFPLYQENFPIWSQHASGMLQFVVWTALEEAGFGASLQHYGSLIEDEVRQRWSLPESWSLIAQMPFGKPSAQPNEKEFQPLDGRVRFSS encoded by the coding sequence ATGATCCGAGATTTTTGGCAAGCCGTAAAAGGAAGAAGAACTTACTATAGTCTGGCAAAAGAAAGTCCGATTAGTGAGGAACGGCTGCGCAGTATTATCGAGAATGCCGTGCTCCATACGCCAACGGCTTTTAATTCCCAAAGCGGGCGTGTTTTGGTTGTGACTGGAGAGCAACAAAATGCGCTTTGGGATATTGTTGAAGCGGCGCTGCGCAAGATTGTGCCGGCTGATTCTTTTGGTCCGACGGAAGAGAAAATCGCCGCTTTCCGTAAAGCTTACGGTTCGGTTCTCTTCTTTGAGGACCAAACAGTTGTAAAAGGGTTGCAAGAAAGATTCCCGCTGTATCAGGAAAACTTTCCAATTTGGTCGCAGCATGCGTCGGGCATGCTGCAGTTCGTGGTCTGGACGGCGTTGGAGGAAGCGGGCTTTGGCGCATCGCTGCAGCATTACGGTTCGTTGATTGAAGACGAAGTGCGTCAGCGTTGGAGCCTTCCCGAAAGTTGGAGTCTTATCGCACAGATGCCATTTGGCAAACCGTCGGCTCAGCCCAACGAAAAAGAATTCCAGCCACTGGATGGACGGGTGCGGTTTTCTAGCTAG
- a CDS encoding TIGR00266 family protein, with protein sequence MNWYLSHEGQTFGPFDEEQAKQEARKYPQGMAWKEGFTGWVPIGSLAELNQGIGVPPTPGQVAPPPPPSRARMADEIDYQVMGAEMQFVEIELDPGESVIAEAGAMMYKDPSIEMNTIFGDGSSSSGGGFFDKLIGAGKRVLTGESLFMTVFTHQGGGKARAAFASPYPGNIIPVNLADMGGTIICQKDSFLCAAKGVAVGIYFQRKILTGLFGGEGFIMQKLDGDGMAFLHAGGTIVERRLAPGETLHVDTGCVVAFEPSVNFDIQQAGGIKTALFGGEGLFFATLQGPGRIWLQSLPFSRLAGRMLAAAPSQGGSREEGSVLGKTVLGAGVLGGLGGLFGGDDDD encoded by the coding sequence ATGAATTGGTATTTAAGCCATGAAGGTCAGACATTTGGCCCTTTTGACGAGGAGCAGGCGAAGCAGGAAGCGAGAAAATATCCCCAGGGTATGGCCTGGAAGGAAGGCTTTACAGGCTGGGTGCCGATTGGCAGTTTAGCGGAACTGAATCAAGGAATAGGAGTTCCGCCGACTCCAGGTCAAGTAGCGCCTCCGCCTCCGCCGTCGCGGGCGCGGATGGCGGATGAAATCGATTACCAGGTCATGGGTGCAGAAATGCAGTTTGTTGAAATCGAACTGGATCCGGGAGAAAGCGTTATTGCTGAAGCCGGCGCGATGATGTACAAAGACCCTTCGATTGAAATGAACACTATTTTTGGCGATGGCTCCTCCTCATCCGGCGGCGGTTTTTTTGACAAGTTGATTGGCGCAGGCAAACGCGTGCTGACCGGTGAAAGCTTGTTTATGACCGTATTTACCCATCAAGGCGGCGGTAAGGCGCGCGCTGCCTTTGCCTCACCCTACCCCGGCAATATTATTCCCGTGAACTTGGCGGACATGGGCGGTACAATTATTTGCCAAAAAGACAGCTTTTTGTGCGCTGCCAAAGGCGTTGCGGTGGGGATTTATTTTCAGCGCAAAATTCTGACAGGCCTTTTTGGCGGCGAAGGATTCATCATGCAGAAGCTGGACGGTGACGGCATGGCGTTTCTTCACGCTGGCGGCACCATCGTTGAACGGCGTTTGGCTCCGGGAGAAACTCTGCATGTGGATACCGGCTGCGTCGTAGCCTTTGAGCCCAGCGTGAATTTTGATATCCAGCAGGCTGGCGGTATCAAGACGGCTCTCTTCGGCGGCGAAGGTCTCTTCTTTGCCACCCTCCAGGGTCCAGGCCGCATCTGGCTCCAGTCCTTGCCCTTCTCGCGCCTGGCGGGCCGTATGCTTGCCGCCGCGCCGTCGCAGGGAGGCAGTCGTGAAGAAGGCAGCGTCCTCGGCAAAACCGTTCTCGGCGCTGGCGTCTTAGGCGGTCTCGGCGGCCTCTTCGGCGGAGATGACGACGACTAA
- a CDS encoding GNAT family N-acetyltransferase gives MQNIIESVATQRVILRAPSLAYREMLHSAVEESIEDLKLWLKWAQKVPSLDECAETINQSIDAFTSKKELQFYIFTKERNFFIGCAGLQRIDWSVPKAEIGYWIRTSCQGQGYATEVSKAVAEVAFTKLEMNRVEIRCDYHNLRSKSVAKKAGFVLKGVLRNDSLTPNGILRDTAVFSRIKNEYI, from the coding sequence ATGCAGAACATTATTGAATCTGTTGCAACACAACGAGTTATACTTAGAGCGCCTAGCTTAGCGTATAGGGAAATGCTGCATAGCGCGGTGGAAGAGTCTATCGAAGATCTTAAATTATGGTTGAAATGGGCGCAGAAAGTTCCTTCGCTGGATGAATGTGCAGAAACCATAAATCAATCCATAGATGCATTTACTAGCAAAAAAGAATTGCAATTTTATATTTTTACCAAAGAAAGAAACTTTTTTATAGGATGTGCAGGGTTGCAGCGAATTGATTGGTCTGTTCCTAAAGCTGAAATCGGCTACTGGATTAGGACATCCTGTCAAGGACAAGGGTATGCAACAGAAGTATCCAAAGCGGTAGCAGAAGTGGCTTTTACTAAACTAGAAATGAATAGGGTTGAAATAAGGTGTGACTATCATAATTTAAGAAGTAAGTCCGTAGCGAAAAAGGCGGGGTTTGTATTAAAAGGAGTTCTTCGAAATGACTCTCTTACCCCAAATGGAATACTAAGAGATACTGCCGTGTTTTCAAGAATTAAAAATGAATATATATAA
- a CDS encoding sensor domain-containing diguanylate cyclase, whose protein sequence is MKNTTSIPKRVAIRYLQLILPVLLIVFVGLASAIFYLDSHNQMRINRDVSHKILDQANKTLQTWLDDQLVVLAMLAEDARVIEACAQPADVAAVARANDFLHSFHEKNGFYENIALSANLRPDFSFELTAVNGRQHVIKRGVFFADSTRGDSIGKSNVEHPMAKSIYDEGKPNVITHVYRSLIYGNPAFIISLPVRKDGVFVGAIHVAMPMRHFTDKFVNGVKMGQTGYMFMVDEKGLPISHPEKSFILSEEITKKYELVRSRIVNGEEHFELFVDDVDKTYHVMKFDFHGLNHVSDWYLILVQDTDEILASSFRFVWLTSVFLVMAFLLVIAVVYVSTVKLLQIGFRDALTGLYNRNYLEHELLRLATGRFNPIGFISIDVDGLKLVNDTCGHDAGDVLLAAVGREIKECFNRNDLVIRLGGDEFAVVMHMAEEVAVQEACQRVRDRIAAHNREHGAVPVSVSIGWSIGQATDVTSTNAIIKEADTLMYKEKEENRLKYAELFAKRLSQYGQKLFQVNK, encoded by the coding sequence ATGAAAAACACTACCAGTATTCCCAAAAGAGTTGCGATTCGATATTTGCAATTGATCTTACCGGTGTTATTGATCGTATTTGTAGGCTTGGCGAGTGCGATTTTTTATTTAGACAGTCATAACCAGATGCGAATTAACCGCGATGTTAGCCATAAAATTCTCGATCAGGCGAATAAAACGCTCCAGACTTGGCTTGACGATCAGTTGGTGGTTTTAGCGATGCTTGCCGAGGATGCAAGGGTTATTGAAGCTTGCGCTCAGCCTGCGGATGTCGCAGCGGTGGCGCGCGCTAATGACTTCTTGCATTCTTTTCATGAAAAGAATGGTTTCTATGAAAATATTGCCTTGTCGGCTAATTTGCGCCCGGATTTTAGTTTTGAATTGACGGCTGTGAACGGTAGGCAACATGTCATTAAACGCGGGGTGTTCTTTGCAGATTCGACCAGAGGCGATTCGATTGGAAAATCAAATGTAGAGCATCCTATGGCGAAGTCAATCTATGATGAAGGCAAGCCCAATGTGATTACTCATGTATATCGCAGCTTGATTTATGGAAACCCTGCTTTTATTATTTCCTTGCCGGTTCGGAAGGATGGAGTCTTTGTAGGCGCCATACACGTGGCAATGCCTATGCGGCATTTTACGGATAAATTTGTCAATGGCGTCAAAATGGGGCAAACCGGCTATATGTTTATGGTAGATGAGAAAGGTTTGCCTATTTCTCACCCTGAAAAGTCCTTTATTCTTAGTGAAGAAATAACCAAGAAATATGAGCTGGTACGATCTCGCATTGTAAATGGCGAGGAGCATTTTGAGCTGTTTGTGGATGATGTCGATAAAACCTATCATGTGATGAAGTTTGATTTTCATGGCCTTAATCATGTGAGTGATTGGTATTTGATTTTGGTCCAGGATACAGACGAGATTCTCGCTTCGTCCTTTCGGTTTGTTTGGCTGACTAGCGTATTTTTAGTTATGGCCTTTTTGTTAGTCATCGCGGTTGTTTACGTATCCACAGTAAAACTATTGCAGATTGGTTTTCGTGATGCTCTGACAGGTTTATATAATCGCAATTACTTGGAGCATGAACTTTTACGTCTGGCCACAGGACGTTTCAATCCCATCGGATTTATTTCCATTGACGTGGATGGGCTCAAATTGGTCAATGATACTTGCGGACATGATGCGGGGGATGTCTTACTGGCGGCTGTAGGTAGAGAGATCAAAGAGTGTTTCAATCGCAATGATCTGGTTATACGTCTAGGGGGCGACGAATTTGCCGTTGTCATGCATATGGCAGAGGAGGTTGCTGTTCAAGAAGCCTGCCAGCGGGTTCGTGACAGGATTGCAGCGCACAATCGAGAGCATGGCGCTGTTCCTGTGAGCGTTTCCATTGGTTGGTCGATCGGCCAGGCTACTGATGTTACTAGTACTAACGCAATCATCAAAGAAGCCGACACGTTGATGTATAAGGAAAAGGAAGAGAATCGCTTGAAATATGCAGAGCTTTTTGCAAAACGCTTAAGCCAATATGGGCAAAAGCTTTTTCAAGTGAATAAATGA
- a CDS encoding carcinine hydrolase/isopenicillin-N N-acyltransferase family protein encodes MRTIKTFFISICVAFSALGAAQACTLYGASGGWVEDGGFLVAKNRDWTPQYQELRLVQPEDGYAYYGWFKGASEANSLAGGLNKQGGAVFSATAGTIKRADRLAMPHYKGGILKPLLTKCSSVDEALALRDLFVGPQYLILADKRKVAYVEIVPEGNIAVRQTSDGALFHTNHYVEEAMQGANYLQPGASSMARYERISQLLDGTGKPYSMQNFIDFSNDQTNGPDKSIWRSGSTDTITQTLGAMIIHFSQQGQVALYVKIRETPWGRGNEQTMRLSEKDIFKE; translated from the coding sequence ATGAGAACGATTAAGACTTTTTTCATAAGTATCTGTGTCGCTTTTAGTGCGTTAGGGGCGGCTCAGGCCTGTACCTTGTATGGCGCTAGCGGCGGTTGGGTAGAGGATGGAGGCTTTTTAGTTGCTAAAAATCGTGATTGGACGCCGCAGTACCAGGAACTACGTTTGGTTCAACCGGAAGACGGCTATGCATATTATGGCTGGTTTAAAGGGGCTAGCGAAGCAAATTCGCTAGCTGGAGGGCTGAACAAGCAAGGGGGCGCTGTATTTAGCGCTACGGCGGGGACGATTAAAAGGGCGGATCGCCTCGCCATGCCGCATTACAAAGGCGGCATATTGAAACCATTATTGACAAAATGCAGCAGCGTTGACGAGGCGTTGGCCCTGAGGGACTTGTTTGTGGGGCCTCAGTATTTGATTTTGGCGGATAAACGCAAGGTGGCGTATGTAGAGATTGTCCCCGAAGGAAACATTGCCGTTAGGCAGACTTCGGATGGTGCTTTATTTCATACTAATCACTATGTAGAAGAAGCAATGCAAGGGGCTAATTACCTGCAGCCAGGAGCTTCGAGCATGGCGCGGTATGAACGGATTTCTCAGCTGTTAGACGGAACTGGCAAGCCGTATTCTATGCAGAATTTTATCGATTTCAGTAATGACCAAACCAACGGTCCTGATAAAAGCATCTGGCGTAGCGGCAGCACGGACACAATAACGCAAACGTTGGGGGCTATGATAATTCATTTTTCGCAGCAAGGACAGGTGGCGCTTTACGTTAAAATACGAGAAACACCTTGGGGACGAGGTAATGAACAAACGATGCGGCTTTCGGAAAAGGATATATTTAAAGAATAA